A window of Lacibacter sediminis contains these coding sequences:
- a CDS encoding ArsR/SmtB family transcription factor → MNLRRDVFQAIADPTRRAILLLVASQSMTAGAIAANFDTARPTVSKHLQILTECELLKQEQSGREISYHINAKKMKEVADFIEPFRNMWDDRFNKLESVMKNYKTKK, encoded by the coding sequence ATGAACTTGCGAAGAGATGTATTCCAGGCAATTGCCGACCCCACCAGAAGAGCGATACTGCTGCTGGTTGCTTCACAATCAATGACCGCAGGCGCAATAGCGGCCAACTTCGACACAGCGAGACCCACCGTTTCAAAACATCTACAGATACTCACGGAATGTGAGCTGTTAAAGCAAGAACAGAGCGGCAGGGAAATTTCTTATCACATCAACGCAAAGAAAATGAAAGAAGTGGCCGACTTTATTGAGCCATTCCGCAACATGTGGGATGACCGGTTTAATAAACTGGAAAGCGTTATGAAGAACTACAAAACAAAAAAATAG
- a CDS encoding flavin reductase family protein: MAFFSLSDIQGWERFYRGNFINSLSGFKSASLIATVNNEGISNLAIFSNIVHIGADPALIGFVNRPKEAAPHTISNIETTGAYTINLIPANLIEQAHQTSAKYAESEFNAVGLTEELTEYSKSPFVFESPVKYAMELKEIIPIKFNNTFFVIGAVTGVFIDEQILATDGFLDLEKANIVTSLGIDGYYSTEKLARYSYAKPGKELTRID, encoded by the coding sequence ATGGCTTTCTTCAGTCTTTCAGATATTCAGGGTTGGGAACGTTTTTACCGAGGTAATTTCATCAACAGTCTCAGCGGTTTCAAAAGTGCCAGTTTAATTGCAACAGTTAATAACGAAGGGATCAGCAATCTTGCCATCTTCAGCAATATTGTACACATCGGTGCCGACCCTGCATTGATCGGCTTTGTCAACCGACCAAAGGAAGCCGCTCCACATACCATCAGCAATATCGAAACAACAGGAGCGTACACCATCAATCTTATTCCTGCAAATCTCATTGAACAGGCGCATCAAACAAGTGCAAAATATGCAGAGAGCGAGTTTAATGCTGTTGGTTTAACCGAAGAATTGACGGAATACAGCAAATCTCCCTTTGTGTTTGAAAGTCCTGTGAAATATGCCATGGAATTGAAAGAGATCATACCCATCAAATTCAACAATACATTTTTTGTGATTGGTGCAGTAACAGGAGTCTTCATTGATGAACAGATCTTAGCAACTGATGGTTTCCTCGACCTGGAGAAAGCCAACATCGTCACTTCACTTGGTATTGACGGGTATTACTCGACAGAGAAACTGGCGAGATACAGTTATGCAAAGCCGGGCAAAGAACTCACCCGCATCGATTAA
- a CDS encoding SIR2 family NAD-dependent protein deacylase has product MQKKKLVVLTGAGISAESGLRTFRDSDGLWEGYQIEDVATPRAWRKNPQLVLDFYNYRRRDVAAAQPNAAHFGLAELEHDFDVTIITQNIDDLHERGGSTNVLHLHGEIFKMRSERDEELLYEIKGDINLGDTAEDGAQLRPNIVWFEEAVPMIEVAVPVVHQADFFAVVGTSLVVYPAAGLITVADDAIPKFIVDKKIPYTSAIHNVTAIEKPATEGVKDLREILLRLK; this is encoded by the coding sequence ATGCAGAAAAAGAAATTGGTGGTATTGACCGGTGCAGGAATCAGTGCCGAAAGTGGCTTGCGTACATTTCGTGACAGCGATGGTTTGTGGGAAGGTTATCAAATTGAAGATGTAGCCACACCAAGAGCGTGGCGAAAGAATCCGCAACTTGTTCTCGACTTTTATAATTACAGAAGGAGGGATGTAGCAGCTGCTCAACCCAACGCTGCACATTTCGGTCTGGCCGAACTGGAACATGATTTTGATGTAACGATCATCACCCAAAATATTGATGACCTGCATGAACGTGGCGGCTCTACCAACGTATTGCATTTACATGGCGAGATTTTTAAAATGCGGAGCGAACGTGATGAAGAGTTGCTGTATGAGATTAAAGGCGATATCAATTTAGGCGATACTGCTGAAGACGGCGCTCAACTTCGTCCGAATATTGTTTGGTTTGAAGAAGCAGTGCCAATGATTGAAGTGGCTGTACCGGTTGTACACCAAGCTGATTTTTTCGCAGTGGTTGGAACTTCGTTGGTGGTGTATCCGGCAGCAGGATTAATTACTGTAGCCGATGATGCCATTCCGAAATTTATTGTTGATAAGAAAATTCCTTACACATCAGCAATACATAATGTAACAGCGATTGAAAAGCCTGCAACGGAAGGGGTAAAGGATCTGCGGGAAATATTATTGCGATTAAAATAA
- a CDS encoding ABC transporter permease, translating into MNIASFIARRLVFQRNQSFSRFIIRLSAAATAISVAVMILAFAFVEGFQYTVSSKVFSFWGHLRVQQQQSSVSGLAEELPVEKNDTVYNSLKAHPNVKLVDAFATKSAMLKTSETIEGVLLKGVDKQFSKERLQPFMQEGKWLEFDDSVQNNQIVISTYTAKQINAKVGDRILIYFIDNNSTAPRVRPVMVSGIYKTGIEEYDKTFAIIDMNLIRRLNGWSNTQIGGYEVTLNDYRTDYKTNNELLDELPVVWFSTPLREIYPNIFDWLALQSTNKTVILIIMCIVAVINLISCLIILVLERSRMIGLLKATGATNSQVQVIFWNQALIIAVVGLTLGTLLGLGICWLQQATGFIKLDESAYYVSTAPVRVLWWQVLLINVVTFVVSFLILFIPSLLVRKMSPVKALRFE; encoded by the coding sequence TTGAACATTGCATCCTTCATAGCACGGCGGTTGGTTTTTCAACGAAACCAATCTTTTTCACGGTTCATCATCCGGTTATCGGCGGCTGCCACAGCCATCAGTGTTGCGGTGATGATCCTTGCGTTTGCATTTGTGGAAGGTTTTCAATACACGGTGAGCAGTAAGGTATTCAGCTTTTGGGGACACCTGCGTGTGCAGCAACAGCAATCATCCGTTTCCGGTTTGGCCGAAGAATTACCTGTTGAGAAAAACGATACGGTGTACAATTCACTCAAAGCTCACCCTAATGTAAAACTGGTGGATGCATTCGCCACCAAATCGGCGATGCTTAAAACCAGCGAAACCATTGAAGGTGTTTTACTGAAAGGAGTGGATAAACAATTTTCCAAAGAACGATTGCAGCCGTTTATGCAGGAAGGCAAGTGGCTGGAGTTTGATGACAGTGTACAGAATAACCAGATCGTTATCTCCACCTACACAGCGAAACAGATCAATGCCAAAGTGGGCGACCGCATTCTCATTTATTTTATTGACAACAACAGTACGGCTCCACGTGTGCGGCCTGTTATGGTAAGTGGCATTTATAAAACAGGCATTGAAGAATACGATAAAACATTTGCCATTATTGATATGAACCTCATCCGTAGATTAAATGGATGGAGCAATACGCAGATCGGTGGTTATGAAGTAACCTTGAACGATTACCGAACTGATTATAAAACAAACAATGAATTGCTGGATGAGTTACCTGTTGTCTGGTTCAGTACACCACTACGTGAAATTTATCCCAACATCTTCGATTGGCTGGCATTACAAAGCACCAACAAAACGGTGATCTTAATTATCATGTGTATTGTGGCGGTGATCAATTTAATTTCCTGCCTCATTATTCTTGTACTCGAACGTTCCCGTATGATCGGGCTACTAAAAGCAACAGGCGCTACTAACAGTCAGGTGCAGGTGATTTTCTGGAACCAGGCGTTGATCATTGCAGTGGTGGGTCTTACATTGGGCACATTGCTCGGTCTTGGTATCTGCTGGTTACAGCAAGCAACTGGTTTTATTAAACTCGATGAGAGTGCTTATTATGTTTCTACTGCACCGGTTCGTGTGTTGTGGTGGCAAGTACTGCTGATTAATGTGGTGACGTTTGTAGTGAGTTTCCTGATTCTATTCATTCCTTCTTTGCTGGTAAGAAAGATGAGCCCGGTGAAGGCGTTAAGGTTTGAATGA
- the fsa gene encoding fructose-6-phosphate aldolase, protein MKFFIDTADLSQIKEANELGILDGVTTNPSLMAKVGIKGTDAIMQHYKTICEMVDGDISAEVISTDFAGMVEEGKKLAAIHPNIVVKVPMIKDGIKALKYFSDNGIKTNCTLVFSAGQAILAAKAGATYVSPFIGRIDDGGWDGMALIGQIANIYSLQGFETEILAASIRTPLHIIQAAELGANVCTCPLSSILGLLKHPLTDIGLAQFLEDAKKFQ, encoded by the coding sequence ATGAAATTTTTCATTGACACAGCCGACCTTTCACAAATTAAGGAAGCGAACGAATTAGGTATTCTTGATGGTGTTACTACCAACCCTTCATTAATGGCCAAAGTAGGCATTAAAGGAACCGATGCAATTATGCAGCACTACAAAACCATTTGCGAAATGGTTGATGGCGACATCAGTGCAGAAGTGATCAGTACCGATTTTGCAGGCATGGTAGAAGAAGGAAAGAAACTGGCTGCCATTCACCCGAACATTGTGGTGAAAGTGCCAATGATCAAAGATGGTATCAAAGCCTTAAAATATTTTAGTGACAACGGTATTAAAACCAACTGTACGTTAGTATTCAGTGCAGGTCAGGCAATTCTTGCTGCTAAAGCAGGTGCTACCTATGTCTCTCCGTTTATTGGTCGTATTGATGATGGCGGTTGGGATGGTATGGCATTGATTGGTCAGATCGCTAATATTTATTCTTTGCAGGGTTTCGAAACAGAAATTCTCGCTGCTTCAATCCGCACACCTTTGCATATTATCCAGGCTGCTGAGTTAGGTGCAAATGTTTGTACCTGTCCGTTGAGTTCAATCCTTGGTTTGTTAAAACACCCGTTAACAGATATTGGCTTGGCGCAATTTTTAGAAGATGCGAAGAAATTTCAATAA
- a CDS encoding TIGR03643 family protein — MNFTLEDKDRIIEMAWEDRTPFEAIELQFGLKEKDVIAFMRANSKPSSFRMWRKRMAGRSTKHTALRSGDVNRFKCNRQRTISMNKISKR, encoded by the coding sequence ATGAATTTTACACTAGAAGATAAAGACCGCATTATTGAAATGGCCTGGGAAGACCGCACTCCGTTTGAAGCCATTGAACTGCAGTTTGGCTTAAAGGAAAAAGATGTGATTGCTTTTATGCGGGCTAACAGCAAACCATCGAGCTTTCGCATGTGGCGAAAACGCATGGCCGGTCGCTCTACAAAACACACAGCATTGAGAAGTGGTGATGTGAACCGTTTTAAATGTAACCGTCAACGAACTATCAGTATGAATAAAATCAGTAAACGATAA
- a CDS encoding cation:proton antiporter: MKKFKNGFFYITTIGAFSVLMYWIILMGIKLEQGRQIKIAVSEKKKWDDFTDSLLHNLQHPLAILLAQIVTIIFAARFFGWVFKKIGQPTVIGEIIAGIVLGPSVIGTVFPEFSATLFPLQSLGNLQFLSQIGLILFMFVIGMELDLKVLQTKAKDAVVISHASIVFPFALGLWLAYFIYQSFAPVGIQFISFGLFMGIAMSITAFPVLARIVQERGIHKTKLGTIVITCAAADDITAWCILAAVIAIVKAGSIVSSFYTILLAVAYVLLMIKVVRPFLKRVGDLHASKESLSKSIVAIFFLTLIVSSYATEVIGIHALFGAFMAGAIMPENIKFRNLFIEKIEDVAVVLLLPLFFVFTGLRTRIGLLNDPYLWKVTGLIILVAVVGKFAGSALAAKYTGQTWKDSLTIGALMNTRGLMELVVLNIGYDLGVLTPEIFAMMVIMALVTTFMTGPALDLINWLFKSKQEEPVTEIKVISKFKILFSFGNPESGKVLLKLANSLTGRRKDSAALTAMHISPTNELHQFDIDEYEKELFEPVVAESVKVDQEITTLFKASADVDSEITTLANKGDYDLLLIELEESIYEGSFLGKLLGFTTRIINPEKLLNTVTGKENLFGNSTFDEGTKLILSKSTIPVGVFIDKNFEKTDHICIPFYDEKDAFLISYAQKFIENNGAQVVILDTEGHIKNNPHILEKIREAQQVLPNHILLITQTGVEKEFLKQQDLILISFESWKKMVESKSRWLQSIPSTLIVSTKEEEQ, encoded by the coding sequence ATGAAAAAATTCAAGAACGGCTTTTTCTATATAACGACCATTGGTGCATTTTCTGTTTTAATGTATTGGATCATCCTGATGGGCATTAAACTGGAACAGGGCAGACAGATCAAGATCGCTGTTTCTGAAAAAAAAAAGTGGGACGATTTTACCGATTCTCTTCTTCATAACCTGCAGCATCCCTTAGCGATTCTGTTGGCGCAAATTGTTACCATCATTTTTGCCGCACGTTTTTTTGGATGGGTATTTAAGAAAATCGGGCAACCAACCGTCATCGGTGAAATCATTGCCGGTATTGTGTTGGGCCCATCTGTTATTGGAACTGTTTTTCCTGAATTCTCAGCTACGTTATTTCCCTTACAGTCGTTGGGCAATCTGCAATTCCTGAGTCAGATAGGTCTTATCCTGTTCATGTTTGTGATTGGTATGGAGCTTGATCTTAAAGTGCTGCAAACAAAAGCAAAGGATGCGGTGGTTATCAGTCATGCAAGTATTGTTTTTCCATTTGCGTTGGGTCTTTGGTTAGCTTATTTCATTTATCAATCATTCGCTCCGGTTGGTATTCAGTTCATCTCATTCGGGTTGTTTATGGGTATTGCCATGAGCATTACAGCGTTTCCTGTGCTGGCAAGAATTGTGCAGGAGCGAGGCATTCATAAAACAAAGCTTGGTACTATTGTAATCACCTGTGCTGCTGCTGATGATATCACAGCGTGGTGCATCCTTGCTGCAGTAATCGCCATTGTAAAAGCAGGTTCTATTGTAAGTTCATTCTACACTATTTTATTAGCAGTTGCTTATGTTTTGCTGATGATAAAAGTGGTGAGGCCGTTTTTAAAACGTGTAGGTGATCTGCATGCATCAAAAGAAAGTTTAAGTAAATCAATTGTTGCCATCTTCTTTCTAACGTTGATCGTTTCTTCTTACGCAACTGAAGTGATCGGTATCCATGCATTGTTTGGTGCTTTTATGGCGGGTGCCATAATGCCGGAGAACATTAAATTCAGAAATCTCTTTATTGAAAAAATTGAAGATGTAGCTGTGGTGTTGTTGCTGCCGTTGTTTTTTGTATTCACCGGTTTGCGTACACGGATAGGGTTGCTCAACGATCCTTACTTATGGAAAGTAACCGGACTAATTATCCTGGTGGCGGTGGTAGGAAAATTTGCAGGCAGTGCATTGGCTGCAAAATATACCGGACAAACCTGGAAAGACAGTTTAACCATTGGTGCATTGATGAACACAAGAGGGCTGATGGAGCTTGTAGTGTTGAATATCGGTTATGATCTTGGTGTGCTCACACCTGAAATTTTTGCCATGATGGTGATCATGGCATTGGTCACCACATTTATGACAGGGCCAGCATTGGACCTGATCAACTGGTTGTTTAAATCAAAACAGGAAGAACCTGTAACAGAAATAAAAGTGATCAGCAAATTCAAAATACTTTTTTCATTTGGCAATCCTGAATCGGGGAAAGTTTTATTAAAGCTGGCAAACAGTTTAACCGGAAGAAGGAAGGACAGTGCTGCTTTAACGGCTATGCATATTTCTCCAACAAATGAATTGCACCAGTTTGATATTGATGAATACGAAAAGGAACTATTCGAACCGGTTGTTGCGGAATCCGTAAAGGTGGATCAGGAGATCACCACTTTGTTTAAAGCATCGGCCGATGTGGACAGTGAAATAACAACTCTTGCTAACAAAGGCGATTATGATCTGCTGTTGATTGAACTGGAAGAGTCGATCTATGAAGGGAGTTTTTTGGGTAAGTTACTTGGCTTCACCACACGCATCATCAATCCTGAAAAATTACTGAACACTGTAACAGGTAAAGAAAATTTATTCGGAAACTCCACATTTGATGAAGGCACAAAATTGATCTTATCGAAATCAACTATTCCTGTGGGCGTTTTTATTGATAAGAATTTCGAAAAGACGGATCATATCTGTATTCCGTTTTATGATGAGAAAGATGCTTTTCTCATCAGCTATGCACAGAAATTTATTGAGAACAACGGAGCGCAGGTGGTTATTCTCGATACGGAAGGGCATATCAAAAACAATCCGCACATTTTGGAAAAAATAAGAGAGGCGCAACAGGTTTTACCCAATCATATCTTACTCATTACACAAACAGGTGTGGAAAAAGAATTCCTGAAACAGCAGGATCTGATACTGATCAGTTTTGAAAGCTGGAAGAAAATGGTGGAGAGTAAAAGCCGTTGGCTGCAAAGCATTCCATCAACACTTATCGTATCAACAAAAGAAGAAGAACAATAG
- a CDS encoding nuclear transport factor 2 family protein — translation MTTSTQNHVLTTQEVASRFNELAQQEKWFEIQEELFAEDVRSVDPPNSAYMGYAEGKDAVRKKGESFVSKIEAFHGASTTEPVVAGNHFAVGREMDATVRGFGRIQLNEVMLYEVKDGKIILEQFFY, via the coding sequence ATGACAACCTCAACACAAAACCATGTACTCACAACGCAGGAAGTTGCATCACGATTCAATGAACTTGCCCAACAGGAAAAATGGTTTGAAATTCAGGAAGAACTTTTTGCGGAAGATGTAAGAAGTGTAGATCCACCCAACTCAGCTTATATGGGTTATGCGGAAGGCAAAGATGCTGTTCGCAAAAAAGGTGAAAGCTTTGTAAGCAAGATCGAAGCATTTCATGGTGCGTCAACAACCGAACCGGTTGTTGCAGGCAATCATTTTGCAGTTGGGAGAGAAATGGATGCTACTGTTCGTGGATTTGGACGAATACAATTGAACGAAGTTATGCTTTACGAAGTAAAAGACGGCAAGATCATTCTTGAGCAATTCTTCTATTAA
- a CDS encoding SDR family oxidoreductase, translating to MNILLTGANGYIGQRLIQLLLQEDHLIYCCVRNKERFDAEYRHPKIRIIEIDFLNPGTVQLPVELDVAFYLIHSLTSAAGTFEAEEQTCAENFNRLIKQTNTQQIIYLGGIVNAAHLSQHLSSRLHVEQILKATNIPLTILRAGIIVGSGSASFEIIRDLTEKLPVMITPRWLNTKCQPIAVRNVLQYLMGVMLKESTYNHDFDIGGREILTYKQMILQFAEVRGLKRYIFTLPVMTPRISSYWLYFLTSTTYSLAVNLVNSMKVDVICRPNNLEKELNINPFTYKEAVSLAFEKIEQNMVVSSWKDAFSSSKTSLQLMQYMRVPEFGCYRDVKHREIKPEQIDAILNKIWSIGGQTGWYYGNQLWLLRGFLDKAFGGVGLRRGRTNTNKIEAGDALDFWRVLVADKTQKRLLLYAEMKLPGEAWLEFRIMKRKNKLQLRQVATFRPKGIWGRLYWYCVVPFHFLIFNGMINQLIKAEQQKT from the coding sequence ATGAATATCCTCCTTACAGGTGCCAATGGTTATATCGGCCAGCGACTCATTCAGTTGCTGTTGCAGGAAGATCATCTCATTTATTGCTGTGTTAGAAACAAAGAACGTTTTGATGCAGAGTATCGTCATCCGAAAATCAGGATCATTGAAATTGATTTTCTAAATCCCGGTACCGTCCAGTTACCGGTTGAATTGGATGTTGCATTTTATCTCATTCATTCTTTAACATCGGCTGCCGGAACATTTGAAGCAGAAGAACAAACCTGTGCAGAAAATTTCAATCGACTCATCAAACAAACAAATACACAACAAATCATTTATCTCGGAGGCATAGTTAATGCAGCGCATTTATCGCAACACCTCTCCTCCCGTTTGCATGTGGAGCAAATTCTCAAAGCAACCAATATTCCGTTAACCATTTTACGTGCAGGTATCATTGTGGGTTCGGGCAGTGCATCATTTGAGATAATCCGTGATTTGACAGAGAAACTACCGGTCATGATCACCCCACGTTGGCTCAATACGAAATGCCAACCCATTGCGGTGCGAAATGTGTTGCAGTATTTGATGGGTGTAATGTTGAAAGAGTCTACCTACAATCATGATTTTGATATTGGTGGAAGGGAAATACTGACTTATAAACAAATGATTCTGCAGTTTGCAGAAGTACGTGGATTGAAGCGCTACATCTTTACACTCCCTGTAATGACGCCACGCATTTCTTCCTATTGGTTATATTTTCTTACATCAACCACCTATTCTCTTGCAGTGAACCTGGTTAACAGTATGAAAGTGGATGTGATTTGCAGACCGAATAATCTTGAAAAAGAATTAAATATAAATCCATTCACGTACAAAGAAGCGGTGTCACTTGCATTTGAAAAAATTGAACAAAACATGGTGGTGAGCAGTTGGAAAGATGCATTCAGCAGCAGCAAAACATCCTTGCAGTTAATGCAATACATGCGGGTGCCTGAGTTTGGTTGTTACAGAGATGTAAAACATCGGGAGATAAAACCGGAACAAATTGATGCGATACTGAATAAGATCTGGAGTATTGGCGGACAAACAGGTTGGTATTATGGAAATCAACTCTGGCTCCTTCGTGGTTTTCTTGATAAGGCTTTTGGTGGTGTTGGTTTACGTCGTGGACGAACGAATACCAACAAAATCGAAGCAGGCGATGCATTGGATTTCTGGCGGGTACTGGTTGCAGATAAAACACAAAAACGTTTATTGCTGTATGCCGAAATGAAATTACCAGGCGAAGCATGGCTGGAGTTTCGCATCATGAAACGAAAAAATAAATTGCAGTTAAGGCAGGTTGCAACTTTTCGTCCAAAAGGAATCTGGGGACGGTTATACTGGTATTGTGTAGTTCCTTTTCACTTTTTAATTTTCAATGGCATGATCAATCAATTGATTAAAGCAGAACAACAAAAAACATGA
- a CDS encoding type IX secretion system plug protein, with product MQQIKRLFACLVLGFFFSNTLMAQEADKIYRSNIRSVKFHVKGDQLSYPIIRLNSGDQLELHFDDMDADVKYYSYTFTLCNADWTPAMLSQFDYMKGFSNVRINTYRNSSLVLTRYTHYTANLPDRNTTPTRSGNYLLRVFTNGDTSQVAFTKRFLVIDPKVTAGATVVQPFNSTVFKTHQKTQFSVNVQNIKPTNIFQQIKVVILQNYRWDNSITNLQPTFIRQNILEYNTEAQALFPAQKEWRWVDLTSFRLQTDRVEKGDYTNTGQTLFIKPEGERKDLRYMYYRDFNGFYQLGNIEQNNPYWQGDYATVYFRYSTPDRKEIPNKDLYLFGEFTNYELTDANRLKFNAETGMYETKQFLKQALYDYIYVTRDKTSKQISTEVTEGNWWEAENTYTILIYYKPLGGRVDELVGMTQVNSLANRPNFNNNRIL from the coding sequence ATGCAACAGATAAAACGCCTTTTTGCTTGTCTTGTTTTGGGTTTCTTTTTCAGCAATACTCTGATGGCACAGGAAGCTGATAAAATTTACAGGAGCAATATCCGTTCAGTAAAGTTTCATGTAAAAGGCGATCAACTCAGCTACCCTATTATACGACTTAACAGCGGCGATCAACTGGAACTGCATTTTGATGACATGGATGCCGATGTAAAATATTATTCCTATACATTCACACTTTGCAATGCCGACTGGACACCAGCGATGTTGAGCCAGTTCGATTACATGAAAGGCTTTTCGAATGTACGTATCAATACTTACCGTAACTCTTCGCTTGTACTTACCCGTTACACACACTATACGGCCAACCTGCCCGATCGTAATACAACTCCCACACGCAGCGGCAACTATCTGTTGCGGGTATTTACCAATGGCGATACATCGCAGGTGGCATTCACCAAACGTTTCCTGGTGATCGATCCAAAAGTTACAGCAGGTGCAACTGTTGTGCAGCCATTTAATTCAACCGTGTTTAAAACACATCAGAAAACACAGTTCAGCGTAAACGTGCAAAACATCAAGCCCACCAATATTTTTCAACAGATCAAGGTAGTGATCCTGCAGAATTACCGTTGGGACAACAGCATTACGAATCTGCAGCCAACTTTTATCCGTCAGAATATACTTGAGTACAATACCGAAGCACAGGCATTGTTTCCTGCACAGAAAGAATGGCGCTGGGTTGATCTTACAAGTTTTCGTTTACAAACCGATCGTGTAGAAAAAGGTGATTATACCAATACAGGCCAAACACTTTTTATAAAACCCGAAGGCGAGCGGAAAGATCTTCGTTACATGTATTACCGTGATTTCAATGGTTTTTACCAGTTAGGAAATATTGAACAGAACAATCCTTACTGGCAAGGCGATTATGCAACGGTATATTTCCGTTATTCAACTCCTGACCGAAAAGAAATACCCAACAAAGATTTGTATCTCTTTGGCGAATTCACCAATTATGAATTAACGGATGCCAACCGTTTAAAGTTTAACGCAGAAACGGGTATGTATGAAACAAAACAGTTTCTGAAGCAGGCCTTGTACGATTATATTTATGTAACAAGAGATAAAACCAGCAAACAGATCAGTACGGAAGTAACAGAAGGAAACTGGTGGGAAGCCGAGAATACGTACACCATCCTTATTTACTACAAACCATTAGGCGGCCGTGTTGATGAATTGGTTGGTATGACGCAGGTGAACTCATTAGCAAACAGACCGAACTTTAATAACAACCGTATATTGTAA
- a CDS encoding cryptochrome/photolyase family protein yields MSSVTLIFPHQLFKEHPAINRGRSVYLVEEWLFFRQYKFNKQKLLLHRASMQFYAQWLKENKYRVNYVESTEEENDVRSLITSLANKQINEIHIADVADNWLLKRIKETCLQHKIKLIIHDTPGFINTMDEVADYFSKKKTYFQTDFYTHQRKLRKILLEKDGKPLGGKWTFDAENREKYPKKQTPPAVNFPKPNKFIQEATEYVEQYFAENYGSVDAPHFFVCSFDEAEKWLDDFIEQRFQQFGIYEDAIVTKETILHHSVLTPMLNTGLLTPQQVLDRVLKEAAKHNIPLNSLEGFVRQIMGWREFIHIVYELEGSKQRTKNYWQFKRKIPESFWNGTTGILPIDETIKKVLKTGYCHHIERLMVLGNFMLLCEFDPDEVYRWFMELFIDAYDWVMVPNVYGMTQFADGGLMTTKPYISGSNYLMKMSDYEKGNWQTVWDGLFWRFMHVHRDFFLQNPRLGMLINTFDKMAIEKQQTHLHNAEKFLKQLDQ; encoded by the coding sequence ATGTCTTCGGTTACATTAATTTTCCCTCATCAGCTGTTTAAAGAACACCCGGCCATCAATCGTGGTCGCTCTGTTTATCTGGTGGAAGAATGGTTGTTTTTCCGTCAATATAAATTTAATAAGCAGAAACTGCTGTTGCACCGTGCATCCATGCAGTTTTATGCACAATGGCTGAAGGAAAATAAATACAGGGTGAATTATGTCGAAAGTACCGAAGAAGAAAATGATGTTCGGAGTCTGATCACCTCTTTAGCAAATAAACAGATCAACGAAATTCATATTGCTGATGTGGCCGACAACTGGTTATTGAAGCGTATTAAAGAAACCTGTCTGCAACATAAGATCAAACTCATCATACATGACACACCCGGATTTATCAATACGATGGATGAAGTGGCTGATTACTTCAGCAAAAAGAAAACTTACTTTCAAACCGACTTCTATACACATCAACGTAAGCTTCGAAAAATATTGTTAGAGAAAGATGGCAAGCCCCTCGGCGGCAAATGGACCTTTGATGCAGAGAACCGGGAAAAATATCCGAAGAAACAAACGCCTCCGGCTGTCAACTTTCCAAAACCAAACAAGTTTATCCAAGAAGCAACAGAATATGTAGAACAATATTTTGCTGAAAACTACGGTTCTGTTGATGCGCCGCATTTTTTTGTTTGCAGCTTTGATGAAGCGGAAAAATGGCTCGATGATTTTATTGAGCAACGCTTTCAGCAATTTGGTATTTATGAAGATGCTATTGTAACGAAAGAAACGATTCTTCATCATTCAGTACTTACACCGATGTTGAATACTGGTTTGCTTACACCGCAACAGGTGCTGGACAGAGTGTTGAAGGAAGCAGCAAAACACAACATACCACTTAATTCACTGGAAGGATTTGTTCGGCAGATAATGGGCTGGCGTGAGTTCATCCATATAGTTTATGAACTTGAAGGAAGCAAACAACGAACCAAAAACTATTGGCAGTTCAAACGAAAAATACCGGAGAGTTTCTGGAACGGTACTACAGGCATATTACCAATTGATGAAACAATAAAGAAAGTACTGAAGACAGGTTATTGTCACCACATTGAACGGTTGATGGTGCTGGGCAATTTTATGTTGCTCTGCGAATTTGATCCGGATGAAGTGTATCGTTGGTTCATGGAATTATTTATTGATGCATACGACTGGGTGATGGTGCCGAATGTGTATGGCATGACGCAGTTTGCAGATGGTGGATTGATGACCACCAAACCTTACATCAGCGGCAGTAATTATTTAATGAAGATGAGTGATTATGAAAAAGGGAACTGGCAAACTGTTTGGGATGGATTGTTCTGGCGGTTCATGCATGTACATCGGGATTTCTTTTTGCAGAATCCACGATTGGGTATGTTGATTAACACATTTGATAAGATGGCGATTGAAAAACAGCAAACACATTTACACAATGCTGAAAAGTTTTTAAAACAACTCGACCAATGA